A single genomic interval of Candidatus Acidiferrales bacterium harbors:
- a CDS encoding IPT/TIG domain-containing protein, producing MNTNSIPRIESVQPAAAIPGGEVTIRGAGFVNGNHLRPEVHFGATAGSLVLASENILVARVPDGAEGGSVRIKSNHAASQPFPIALGELIGDNLHPVANPAVDREGNVYVTFSGQRGQKVPVSLYKVTRDRTVKPFVTQLMNPTGLAMDRDGVLYVSCRNDGTIHRVMPDGRAEQWVEGMGIATGLAFDRAGNLYVGDRSGTIFKIGADRQIFVFATLEPSMSAYHLAFHPNGDLYVTGPTTSSFDRVHRITPAGEVEVFFRGLGRPQGLAFDRAGNLYVAASLAGRRGVACITPDGNAEIALSGNGIVGLALEHSGRALIATNNALYSLDWNVEGLSLNS from the coding sequence ATGAACACGAACAGCATTCCGCGCATTGAAAGCGTTCAGCCGGCTGCGGCGATTCCGGGCGGCGAAGTTACCATTCGGGGCGCGGGATTCGTTAACGGAAACCATTTGCGCCCGGAGGTTCACTTCGGTGCAACGGCCGGCAGTCTCGTTCTCGCTTCCGAAAATATTCTTGTCGCGCGCGTTCCCGATGGCGCTGAAGGCGGCTCCGTCCGCATTAAATCGAACCACGCCGCCAGCCAGCCCTTCCCTATCGCGCTTGGCGAGTTGATTGGTGACAATCTGCACCCCGTCGCGAATCCTGCTGTGGATCGCGAAGGAAACGTCTACGTCACGTTCAGCGGCCAGCGCGGGCAGAAAGTTCCCGTGTCTCTTTACAAGGTGACGCGCGACCGCACCGTAAAACCATTTGTCACGCAGTTGATGAATCCCACGGGACTGGCCATGGATCGCGACGGCGTGCTCTATGTCTCTTGCCGCAACGACGGCACGATTCACCGCGTCATGCCCGATGGCCGGGCCGAACAGTGGGTCGAAGGCATGGGTATCGCCACGGGATTGGCGTTTGATCGCGCCGGAAATTTATACGTCGGCGACCGCAGCGGCACGATTTTCAAAATCGGCGCCGACCGCCAGATTTTCGTTTTCGCCACACTGGAACCGTCCATGTCTGCGTATCATCTCGCGTTTCATCCCAATGGCGATTTGTACGTGACCGGGCCGACGACTTCGAGTTTCGACCGCGTGCATCGCATCACGCCCGCTGGTGAAGTCGAAGTTTTTTTTCGCGGTCTGGGCAGGCCGCAAGGACTTGCCTTCGACCGCGCCGGTAATTTGTACGTTGCCGCTTCGCTTGCGGGCCGGCGCGGCGTCGCTTGCATCACTCCTGATGGCAACGCAGAGATCGCGCTCAGCGGAAATGGCATCGTTGGCCTGGCGCTCGAACATTCTGGCCGCGCGCTGATCGCCACCAACAATGCGCTCTATTCTCTCGACTGGAATGTCGAAGGTTTGTCTTTGAATTCTTGA
- a CDS encoding phosphatidylglycerophosphatase A, with translation MVKQMAAETESGSAQPPRKPRLSLFFATACGVGYIPKAPGTWGSLVGVAIYCMLISIPTRIALDFYLHGVDYVIYGWPVVPIVALVLALFGVVTASRVAKSTGKKDPQFVVIDEVSGQSLAYFLALVPLNWKYLALGFILFRLFDIWKPFPARQAESLSGGWGIMADDWVAGIYAAIGIWIARILGL, from the coding sequence ATGGTCAAACAAATGGCCGCAGAAACTGAATCCGGGTCCGCGCAGCCGCCGCGAAAACCGCGCCTCTCGTTATTTTTCGCCACCGCGTGCGGGGTCGGTTACATTCCAAAGGCGCCGGGGACATGGGGCTCGCTTGTCGGCGTCGCGATTTATTGCATGCTGATCAGTATTCCTACGCGAATTGCACTCGACTTTTACTTGCACGGCGTTGATTACGTCATTTACGGCTGGCCTGTTGTCCCCATCGTCGCGCTGGTGCTCGCACTTTTCGGCGTTGTGACCGCGAGCCGGGTCGCGAAGTCCACCGGCAAAAAAGACCCGCAATTCGTCGTCATCGACGAAGTTTCGGGACAATCTCTCGCGTATTTTCTCGCTCTCGTGCCGCTGAACTGGAAATATCTCGCTTTGGGTTTTATACTTTTCCGGTTATTCGATATTTGGAAGCCTTTCCCCGCGCGGCAAGCGGAGTCGTTATCGGGTGGCTGGGGCATCATGGCGGATGATTGGGTCGCGGGTATCTATGCAGCGATAGGAATTTGGATCGCTAGAATACTGGGCCTATGA
- a CDS encoding competence/damage-inducible protein A: MDAEIIAVGSELLTPYRLDTNSLFLTAELNRLGFQVRRKVVVGDYDEDLKDAFRCALDRADVVVSSGGLGPTADDRTREIVAELLGRKLKLNDAILRHIQERFRKLGRTMPEVNMRQAMVPEGTEPLENARGTAPGLWLDAGGKILVLLPGPPAELQPMFANEVKPRLARRGGKLRLYTRELRITGLPESEVDQRIAPICAQYPGAETTILFSAGEIQLHPRLWSEDEQAALKLLDQIIKGFALALGEHLFTTSGETLEEVVARELQEHQATIAVAESCTGGMLAARLTNVAGSSAYFLGGVVSYSNDLKSAWVDVSRELLESKGAVSSEVALAMADGIRRRAGSTLGVGITGIAGPGGGSAEKPVGLVHIAIADEKSHKERGYRFLGDRDRIRASATQTALDTVRRYFLYTPAAKA; the protein is encoded by the coding sequence ATGGATGCGGAGATTATCGCTGTCGGTTCTGAACTGCTCACTCCATATCGCCTGGACACGAATTCCCTTTTCCTCACCGCCGAACTTAATCGCCTCGGATTCCAGGTTCGCCGCAAAGTCGTTGTCGGCGATTACGACGAAGACCTAAAGGACGCTTTCCGTTGCGCTCTCGACCGCGCCGATGTTGTCGTTTCCTCCGGCGGCCTGGGTCCCACAGCCGACGACCGCACGCGCGAAATCGTCGCCGAATTGCTCGGTCGCAAGTTGAAACTCAACGACGCCATCCTTCGCCACATCCAAGAGCGATTCCGAAAGCTGGGCCGCACCATGCCGGAGGTAAACATGCGACAGGCCATGGTGCCCGAAGGCACCGAGCCGCTTGAAAATGCGCGCGGCACCGCCCCCGGCCTCTGGCTCGACGCCGGTGGAAAAATTCTCGTACTTCTCCCCGGCCCCCCAGCCGAATTGCAGCCCATGTTTGCAAACGAAGTGAAGCCTCGCCTCGCGCGCCGCGGCGGCAAGCTTCGGCTCTATACGCGCGAACTTCGCATCACCGGCTTGCCGGAATCCGAAGTCGATCAACGCATCGCTCCGATTTGCGCGCAGTATCCCGGCGCTGAAACGACCATCCTCTTTTCCGCCGGCGAAATTCAGTTGCACCCGCGCCTGTGGTCCGAAGATGAGCAGGCCGCGCTAAAACTCCTCGACCAGATCATCAAGGGATTCGCTCTGGCCCTCGGCGAACACTTGTTCACCACATCCGGTGAAACTCTTGAAGAGGTTGTTGCCCGGGAGCTTCAAGAGCATCAAGCAACGATCGCCGTGGCCGAAAGCTGCACAGGCGGAATGCTCGCGGCGCGACTAACTAACGTCGCCGGCAGTTCCGCGTATTTCCTTGGCGGCGTCGTTTCCTATAGCAACGATTTGAAATCCGCCTGGGTAGATGTCTCCAGAGAATTGCTCGAGTCCAAGGGCGCGGTCAGCTCCGAGGTTGCGCTGGCGATGGCCGACGGGATACGCCGCCGTGCCGGCTCGACGCTCGGCGTGGGCATCACGGGGATCGCCGGCCCCGGCGGCGGCAGCGCCGAAAAGCCTGTCGGTCTCGTGCATATCGCCATCGCCGACGAAAAGAGCCACAAGGAGCGTGGTTACCGCTTCCTGGGAGATCGCGACCGTATTCGCGCGTCGGCCACGCAAACCGCTCTCGACACGGTGCGCCGTTATTTCCTCTATACTCCCGCGGCGAAGGCATAG
- the rimO gene encoding 30S ribosomal protein S12 methylthiotransferase RimO — MPKVGFVSLGCPKNLVDSEVMMGILARSGYEITPRAADADVIVVNTCSFIEPARKESVDSILEMAEYKKFGRAQKLIVAGCLVERYRNEIREQIPEVDAVIGTGEVEKIFAACEGEIVRDSEPSPTFLYHDLTPRILATPRHTAYVKINEGCDHPCSFCIIPQLRGRFRSRRFESVIHEAENLAAAGVREINLIGQDTTFYGEDLGLRNGLPLLLERLAEIEDLDWIRFLYCYPNRITQKLLDTIAAHERLVKYMDIPLQHASRSVLARMKRGSNADAFLKTLARIRRTIPGVSLRTSFIVGFPGETEADFRELCDFVREAEFDWMGVFAYSDEETAKSYACEAKIDADTVARRRDELMAIQQKISQRQLRKKIGKTFTAMLEGPSAETEFVWTARLEGMAPDIDGKIYVTEIAGVNDSSELPLPGTMARVEITETRDYDLIGRAVEVFARPVRPNGDPEPATVSSQPFPILA, encoded by the coding sequence ATGCCAAAAGTCGGTTTCGTGAGCCTCGGATGCCCCAAGAACCTCGTCGACAGCGAGGTGATGATGGGTATTCTTGCGCGTTCGGGCTACGAAATCACGCCGCGCGCTGCTGATGCGGATGTAATCGTCGTAAACACATGCAGCTTTATCGAGCCTGCACGCAAGGAATCCGTGGATTCGATTCTGGAAATGGCCGAATACAAGAAATTCGGCCGCGCTCAGAAGCTGATCGTCGCGGGGTGCCTGGTCGAGCGCTATCGCAACGAAATTCGCGAACAGATTCCCGAAGTGGACGCTGTGATCGGCACAGGCGAGGTCGAGAAGATTTTCGCTGCGTGCGAAGGCGAGATCGTTCGCGATTCTGAGCCTTCGCCGACGTTTCTTTATCACGATTTGACGCCGCGCATTTTGGCTACGCCGCGCCACACAGCGTACGTAAAAATCAACGAAGGCTGCGATCATCCCTGCTCATTCTGCATCATTCCGCAACTGCGCGGGCGATTTCGCAGCCGCCGGTTCGAATCTGTGATTCACGAAGCAGAAAATCTCGCAGCGGCGGGCGTGCGCGAAATCAATCTGATCGGGCAGGACACCACGTTCTATGGCGAAGACCTCGGTTTGCGCAATGGATTGCCGCTACTGCTCGAACGCCTCGCTGAAATCGAAGATCTCGACTGGATCCGCTTTCTTTATTGCTACCCCAATCGCATCACGCAGAAATTGCTCGATACCATCGCCGCGCACGAGCGCCTCGTGAAATATATGGACATTCCCCTGCAGCACGCCAGCCGTAGCGTCCTGGCGCGCATGAAGCGCGGCTCGAATGCGGACGCTTTTTTGAAAACGCTCGCGCGAATTCGGCGCACGATTCCCGGCGTATCCCTGCGCACTTCGTTCATCGTTGGTTTCCCCGGCGAAACGGAAGCCGATTTTCGCGAATTGTGTGACTTTGTGCGCGAAGCAGAATTCGATTGGATGGGCGTCTTCGCATATTCCGATGAAGAAACCGCGAAGAGCTACGCCTGCGAAGCAAAAATTGACGCCGACACCGTCGCGCGCCGCCGCGACGAGTTGATGGCCATTCAGCAGAAAATATCTCAGCGACAATTGCGCAAGAAAATTGGGAAGACCTTCACCGCGATGCTCGAAGGCCCATCGGCGGAAACCGAATTCGTCTGGACCGCGCGGCTCGAAGGCATGGCGCCGGACATTGACGGGAAGATTTATGTCACGGAAATCGCCGGCGTAAACGACTCTTCCGAATTGCCTCTGCCGGGCACGATGGCACGCGTCGAAATCACGGAAACGCGCGATTATGATTTGATTGGACGAGCCGTGGAAGTTTTCGCTCGCCCCGTGCGTCCGAATGGCGATCCCGAACCGGCGACGGTTTCGTCACAACCATTCCCCATCCTCGCCTAA